A stretch of Malus sylvestris chromosome 11, drMalSylv7.2, whole genome shotgun sequence DNA encodes these proteins:
- the LOC126591409 gene encoding mitogen-activated protein kinase kinase kinase 20-like, whose amino-acid sequence MTKRKAEDELQGESMWDQHHGMHWLRGELIGEGRCASVFLATRKKKTRGQRSSMLTNLPAVMAVKSAEMSDSAFIEHEAEVLSEIKGCSFVVDCFGEETTSTDEGDEVYNLLLEYASGGTLDDLIEQSNGRGLPKSQVRRYTRCILEGLKHIHKCDYVHCNLKPENILLVRNRASTSSGNPTSFVAKIADFGFAKKSKDNYGEWRGTRLYQSPEALEDNKQDKPSDIWSLGCIVLEMLTGKSLSDLDSGCDYSDFDDRMTWFDHVSTPKIPAEITGTARDFLKSCLAVRPSRRLTAEELLFHSFVAQPQPSKPARCTKGKMARSSLCHAGYNKSSVDVPRIPPPPGFETAAGS is encoded by the coding sequence ATGACGAAACGAAAGGCAGAAGACGAATTACAAGGAGAAAGTATGTGGGATCAGCATCATGGAATGCACTGGTTGAGAGGAGAGTTGATCGGAGAAGGACGCTGTGCTTCTGTTTTTCTTGCTACTCGGAAGAAAAAAACAAGGGGTCAGCGTAGTAGTATGCTGACCAATTTGCCGGCAGTAATGGCGGTGAAATCGGCAGAGATGTCAGATTCTGCGTTTATCGAGCACGAGGCGGAGGTTCTCAGTGAGATTAAGGGCTGCTCTTTTGTTGTCGATTGCTTTGGCGAAGAGACCACGAGCACTGACGAGGGTGATGAGGTCTACAACTTGTTGTTAGAATATGCCTCGGGAGGAACCCTTGACGATCTCATAGAGCAATCCAACGGTCGCGGATTGCCTAAATCCCAAGTTAGAAGGTACACAAGGTGCATTCTTGAAGGGCTTAAGCACATTCATAAGTGCGATTATGTTCACTGCAATTTAAAGCCCGAGAACATTCTGCTCGTGCGCAATCGTGCTAGTACTAGTAGCGGTAATCCTACTAGTTTTGTGGCCAAGATTGCTGATTTTGGTTTTGCTAAGAAGAGCAAGGACAACTACGGTGAATGGAGAGGCACTCGTCTGTATCAGTCGCCAGAAGCATTGGAGGATAACAAGCAGGACAAGCCCTCGGATATTTGGTCTCTTGGTTGTATCGTGCTTGAGATGCTGACAGGAAAATCCCTCTCGGATTTGGACTCTGGTTGTGATTACAGCGATTTCGATGATAGGATGACATGGTTTGATCATGTATCTACTCCCAAAATCCCCGCTGAAATCACAGGTACAGCCAGGGATTTTCTTAAGAGTTGCCTTGCCGTGCGGCCTTCAAGAAGGTTAACTGCTGAAGAGCTATTATTTCATTCGTTTGTTGCACAACCACAACCGTCAAAACCAGCTCGTTGCACGAAGGGGAAGATGGCAAGATCTTCTTTGTGCCATGCAGGTTATAACAAAAGCTCTGTCGATGTTCCCAGAATTCCACCCCCGCCGGGTTTTGAGACAGCAGCTGGATCATAG